In bacterium, a single window of DNA contains:
- a CDS encoding type II secretion system F family protein has translation MAKFVYQARNTQAKLIEGTLEAENQSQAIEKLHALGLYPIRVQEGIGSHRLLSSKISASYKKTGSARSLWIKSSEIANFTRQLADLLSAGLSLMNALTVLSNQTENTKLREIVKMVRNEVQGGSTLADAMAKHPKVFNQLFVSMVRAGEIGGLLETVLVRLADFSEKESEMRGKILTAMAYPLVLVIVGTIAVIFLITFIIPRFAAIFEELGVALPLPTQILMMISRIMQQYWWIVLLGGSIIGIAVYRFIKSAEGKLRVNQLQLRIPVLGTIIRKREIARFARTFGELLKNGVPILNALQISADTMTNLLVAQEIRKIRTNISEGERIAEPLRQSAIFPPMVVNMIAVGEESGHLESVLMKIANSYEADVDRSLKVFTSLLEPAVILCMACIVGFIALAMLLPVFTINLNVGK, from the coding sequence ATGGCAAAATTTGTTTATCAAGCTCGAAATACGCAAGCGAAACTAATTGAAGGAACCTTGGAAGCAGAAAATCAATCTCAAGCGATAGAAAAACTACATGCATTAGGCTTATATCCGATTCGGGTACAAGAAGGAATTGGTAGCCATCGATTACTTTCTTCTAAAATTTCCGCATCGTATAAGAAAACAGGTTCCGCTAGATCACTTTGGATAAAATCGAGTGAAATCGCTAATTTCACTCGGCAGTTAGCTGATTTATTAAGTGCTGGGTTAAGCTTAATGAATGCATTGACGGTTCTATCAAATCAGACAGAAAATACGAAACTCCGTGAAATCGTTAAAATGGTAAGAAACGAAGTACAGGGAGGTAGTACCCTTGCTGATGCGATGGCTAAACATCCTAAAGTATTTAATCAGCTTTTTGTTAGTATGGTTCGTGCAGGTGAAATTGGTGGTTTACTTGAAACCGTGCTGGTACGTTTAGCAGATTTTAGTGAGAAAGAAAGTGAAATGCGTGGGAAAATCTTAACCGCAATGGCGTATCCACTGGTTTTAGTTATAGTCGGTACTATTGCGGTCATATTTCTCATAACGTTTATCATACCCCGTTTCGCTGCGATTTTCGAAGAGCTTGGAGTAGCCTTACCGTTACCGACACAAATACTTATGATGATTTCTAGAATAATGCAACAATACTGGTGGATAGTTTTGTTGGGGGGGAGTATTATTGGTATCGCAGTTTATCGGTTTATTAAATCTGCTGAAGGGAAACTACGAGTAAACCAATTACAACTTCGAATTCCGGTATTAGGCACTATTATTCGCAAACGCGAAATTGCACGGTTCGCAAGAACATTCGGTGAGTTACTGAAAAATGGTGTCCCTATCTTAAATGCACTACAAATCTCTGCAGATACTATGACCAATCTGCTAGTCGCCCAGGAGATTCGGAAAATCAGAACCAATATTAGCGAAGGTGAACGGATAGCTGAACCGTTACGCCAGAGCGCTATATTCCCACCAATGGTAGTAAATATGATTGCGGTCGGTGAAGAATCTGGCCATTTAGAAAGTGTGTTAATGAAAATTGCTAATTCCTATGAAGCTGATGTTGACCGGTCGTTGAAAGTATTCACTTCACTACTCGAACCAGCGGTTATCCTCTGTATGGCATGTATTGTGGGATTCATCGCACTCGCTATGCTTCTGCCCGTATTTACGATTAATCTTAACGTCGGAAAATAG
- a CDS encoding PilZ domain-containing protein, which yields MMDDSRFIERRKFIRIPARFVVMMKLDINNLSDYAIDTEIINISEGGMLLELRETELHEPSSSAHPVSIYYHNLQLDGQLIWLQFRLPGNPQVIQAIAKPVWKKISIDSNGAIFHLGIQYTHILPEAQQAISQYITWQLQQGS from the coding sequence ATGATGGACGACAGTCGGTTTATTGAACGAAGAAAATTTATCCGTATTCCTGCGCGATTTGTAGTTATGATGAAATTAGATATCAATAATTTGAGCGATTATGCGATTGACACTGAAATAATTAACATCAGTGAAGGCGGAATGTTATTAGAACTCCGCGAAACTGAATTGCACGAACCGAGCAGTTCAGCTCATCCTGTTTCGATATATTACCATAATCTACAGCTAGATGGACAATTAATCTGGCTGCAGTTCCGATTGCCAGGTAATCCGCAGGTCATCCAAGCGATAGCGAAACCGGTTTGGAAGAAGATTTCAATTGACTCAAACGGTGCAATATTCCATCTAGGGATACAATATACCCATATACTACCAGAAGCGCAACAAGCCATTAGCCAGTATATCACCTGGCAATTGCAACAGGGATCATAG
- a CDS encoding integration host factor subunit beta translates to MTKAEIAEKVREKIGGISFREALTAVDTILDGIKQSLAKGEKVSIVGFGTFRVKERRSRLGRNPKTGEQIQVPGKKVPYFKPGKEFREAVNK, encoded by the coding sequence ATGACAAAAGCAGAAATAGCTGAAAAAGTTCGGGAGAAAATCGGGGGAATATCTTTTCGCGAAGCGTTAACCGCGGTTGACACTATTCTCGATGGAATCAAACAATCTCTTGCAAAAGGTGAAAAAGTGTCAATTGTCGGGTTCGGTACGTTCCGAGTTAAAGAACGACGTTCTCGCCTCGGCAGGAATCCTAAAACCGGTGAACAGATTCAGGTTCCAGGTAAAAAAGTTCCATATTTTAAACCCGGAAAAGAATTTAGAGAAGCCGTTAATAAATAA
- a CDS encoding peptidylprolyl isomerase: MKKVVYLSIFFCLFVSGYVSAEIVDRVVAKVGSEVIFWSDLEKAIQSVKLLENPPTQEELLNQLIDRALLLQEAKRQKIIPSEQIVKAETKRQLARIRNVYKTEAEFQQELNKVGLTQSLLEKQFERRAREELMIQLLIRKKMKPVTDAEIEQYTVAHPDIAKQANRVRLRHIFFSLDTSAGEAACATVLEKANIALSKLKSGEKWEEIVKEYSDDQDTRMDNGDLGFITHGDSFPEIEAVAFELPIGKISDLIKTELGYHIIQVTDRMNIRQYLENEAFNTTKKNLINELRQSTKIEIKL, from the coding sequence ATGAAAAAGGTAGTGTATTTATCAATATTCTTTTGCCTATTTGTATCCGGATATGTTTCTGCAGAAATTGTTGACCGTGTTGTAGCGAAAGTCGGTTCTGAAGTAATATTTTGGTCGGATTTAGAAAAAGCTATTCAGTCAGTCAAACTTCTTGAGAATCCACCCACACAAGAAGAACTGCTCAACCAATTAATCGACCGAGCATTGTTATTGCAAGAAGCAAAACGTCAAAAAATCATTCCGTCGGAACAAATCGTTAAAGCGGAAACGAAACGACAGTTAGCTCGTATTCGGAATGTATATAAAACTGAAGCAGAATTCCAACAGGAACTGAATAAGGTAGGATTGACTCAATCGCTGCTCGAGAAGCAATTTGAACGCCGTGCGCGGGAAGAATTAATGATTCAGCTTTTGATTCGGAAAAAAATGAAACCAGTTACCGATGCTGAGATCGAACAATATACCGTTGCCCACCCCGATATAGCGAAACAGGCGAATCGAGTCCGGCTCCGCCATATCTTTTTTTCCCTAGATACTTCTGCTGGAGAAGCTGCCTGTGCAACCGTACTGGAAAAAGCGAATATCGCATTAAGTAAACTGAAAAGCGGAGAAAAATGGGAAGAAATTGTTAAAGAATATTCTGATGATCAGGATACGCGAATGGATAATGGCGATTTAGGGTTTATTACCCATGGGGATAGTTTTCCTGAAATCGAAGCGGTCGCATTTGAGTTACCGATCGGAAAAATTAGTGACTTGATTAAAACAGAGCTTGGCTATCATATTATTCAAGTTACTGACCGAATGAATATTCGTCAATATTTAGAAAATGAAGCGTTTAATACTACGAAAAAAAATCTTATCAACGAACTGCGACAATCAACGAAAATCGAAATTAAACTATAA
- a CDS encoding ketopantoate reductase family protein: protein MKFLVFGAGAIGQVVGGLLAKSGESVTLYGRAKYLDYIKQNGLRITGIWGEHLIQSLDCVTELTELANHEFDYILLTVKSFDTEGAVTQFAPLVTKNTLVVSLQNGLGNWEIISAKLGKEKVVGARVIFGAAIPEPGLVKVTVYAEETMLGPIQQDIPNEIYKKIELLVQRLTQAGIPAKLTKEITGYLWQKVMYNSALNPLSALLGMTYGEIAENRYARTIMVQVIQEIYLVAQAYQIKLIYSDPEKYFEKFFSHEVPSTAPHRSSMLQAIEAGKRVDIDALNGAIVKLAKQKNIPVPVNEILTFLIKAKETAVQKEGLNRN, encoded by the coding sequence ATGAAATTTTTGGTTTTTGGTGCAGGAGCAATTGGTCAAGTTGTAGGTGGATTACTCGCAAAATCCGGAGAATCGGTAACCCTTTATGGTCGCGCAAAATATTTAGATTACATTAAACAAAATGGATTACGGATTACCGGTATTTGGGGTGAGCATCTAATTCAGAGTCTTGATTGTGTAACGGAATTAACCGAATTAGCTAACCACGAATTCGATTATATTTTGCTCACCGTCAAATCGTTTGATACGGAAGGAGCGGTTACGCAATTTGCTCCGTTAGTTACTAAGAATACGTTAGTCGTATCTCTCCAGAATGGTTTAGGAAATTGGGAAATAATCTCTGCAAAACTCGGCAAAGAAAAAGTTGTCGGCGCACGAGTTATTTTTGGTGCTGCAATTCCCGAACCAGGACTAGTAAAAGTAACGGTTTATGCTGAAGAAACTATGCTCGGCCCAATTCAACAAGATATCCCCAATGAAATATACAAAAAGATAGAGCTACTCGTTCAACGATTAACGCAGGCTGGGATTCCCGCGAAATTAACAAAAGAAATTACGGGATATCTCTGGCAGAAAGTTATGTATAATTCCGCATTGAATCCATTATCCGCATTACTCGGTATGACTTACGGAGAAATTGCAGAGAACCGATATGCGCGCACAATTATGGTCCAAGTTATTCAGGAAATATATCTTGTCGCTCAAGCGTATCAAATCAAATTAATTTATTCTGACCCTGAAAAATATTTTGAAAAATTTTTCTCTCACGAAGTTCCATCAACTGCACCTCATCGGTCGTCGATGCTACAAGCAATCGAAGCCGGTAAACGGGTTGATATCGATGCACTGAACGGTGCGATTGTTAAACTTGCGAAACAAAAAAATATTCCCGTTCCTGTTAATGAAATACTTACTTTTCTAATCAAAGCAAAAGAAACAGCGGTTCAAAAAGAAGGATTAAATCGTAATTAA
- the gspE gene encoding type II secretion system ATPase GspE: MIRKRKELLGEMMIDRGLITHAQLEEGLQISKKTGERIGESLIKLGYVTSEEVLTTLAQQLNLPFIKLKNYQIHPSVIEKIPAKFVFHYKLIPIKVDHDKIHIATSDPLDMKTIDDIRLLLSYDVETAIATPEDIAEAIKKYYGIGAETVQRMTEESAAEKKKKKQEVEVIGAELNTAEDITEMAEDASIIKFVNQILAEAFASRATDIHIEPFENELRVRYRIDGMLHEQPVPAVIKKFQAAICSRIKIMANMNIAERRLPQDGRIEVKMSGREYDLRVSTLPTAFGESIDIRVLDRSSILLSLEQLGLSPEGVQKFNQLLKKPHGVILVTGPTGSGKTTTLYACLNKINSIDKMIITIEDPIEYELYGINQIEVQPKIDLTFARCLRHILRHDPNVILVGEIRDHETAEIAIRTALTGHLVFSTLHTNDAAGAVTRLLDMNIEPYLVASSVEGMIAQRLVRVICSNCKKEYIPDAQTLSLIDTGQGTKLPESTKLYRGTGCESCRFTGYKGRIAIFEIITLNDKIKSLIMQRAPANQIKLAAMADGMRPLRQDGWQKVLQGITTVDEVLRVTQEEEFTE, from the coding sequence ATGATAAGAAAACGGAAAGAATTATTGGGCGAAATGATGATAGATCGGGGATTAATCACCCATGCCCAACTTGAAGAAGGATTACAAATTTCGAAAAAAACCGGGGAACGAATTGGAGAATCGTTGATTAAACTTGGATATGTAACTTCTGAAGAAGTATTAACTACACTCGCACAACAATTAAATCTCCCGTTTATTAAACTTAAAAATTATCAAATTCATCCATCGGTAATTGAGAAAATCCCGGCAAAATTCGTTTTCCATTATAAACTCATTCCGATAAAAGTTGACCATGATAAAATTCATATTGCTACCAGCGACCCGTTGGATATGAAAACAATTGATGATATTCGGTTATTACTCTCATACGATGTCGAAACGGCTATTGCTACTCCAGAAGATATCGCAGAAGCGATTAAAAAATACTATGGTATTGGCGCGGAAACAGTCCAGCGGATGACCGAAGAATCAGCTGCTGAAAAAAAGAAAAAGAAACAAGAAGTTGAGGTTATTGGAGCGGAATTAAACACAGCGGAAGATATTACTGAAATGGCAGAAGATGCATCAATTATCAAATTTGTGAATCAGATATTGGCAGAAGCGTTTGCGAGTCGAGCTACTGATATCCATATCGAACCGTTTGAGAATGAACTCCGCGTTCGATATCGGATTGACGGTATGCTACATGAACAGCCGGTGCCTGCAGTAATCAAGAAATTTCAAGCGGCAATATGTTCTCGAATAAAAATCATGGCAAACATGAACATTGCCGAACGCCGGTTACCGCAAGACGGTCGAATTGAAGTCAAAATGAGCGGGCGAGAATATGATTTACGGGTCTCCACGTTACCTACTGCATTCGGTGAAAGTATTGATATCCGTGTTCTTGACCGTAGTAGTATTTTACTTTCACTAGAACAACTGGGATTATCCCCTGAAGGAGTGCAAAAATTTAACCAGCTCCTCAAAAAACCGCATGGCGTTATTCTGGTTACCGGTCCGACTGGAAGCGGTAAAACAACCACACTCTATGCGTGCTTGAATAAAATTAATTCAATTGATAAGATGATTATTACCATTGAAGACCCGATTGAATATGAACTCTATGGGATCAATCAGATTGAAGTACAGCCAAAAATAGACCTTACTTTTGCACGATGCTTGCGCCATATTCTTCGTCATGACCCTAATGTAATTTTAGTCGGTGAGATTCGTGACCATGAAACCGCAGAAATCGCTATCCGCACCGCATTAACCGGTCATTTAGTGTTTTCAACCTTGCATACTAACGATGCGGCTGGTGCTGTGACCCGATTGTTAGACATGAATATCGAACCGTATTTAGTTGCGTCTTCGGTTGAAGGAATGATTGCGCAACGATTAGTTCGAGTTATTTGTTCCAATTGCAAAAAAGAATATATACCTGATGCCCAAACCCTGTCGCTGATTGATACCGGTCAAGGGACTAAACTACCGGAGTCGACAAAATTATATCGCGGGACTGGCTGTGAATCCTGTCGGTTTACCGGATACAAAGGACGAATAGCGATTTTTGAAATTATCACATTAAACGATAAAATCAAAAGTCTCATTATGCAACGAGCTCCCGCAAATCAAATTAAACTCGCAGCGATGGCTGATGGCATGCGACCGTTACGACAAGATGGATGGCAGAAAGTATTACAAGGAATAACTACCGTGGATGAAGTACTCCGGGTAACACAAGAAGAAGAGTTTACAGAATAA
- a CDS encoding prepilin-type N-terminal cleavage/methylation domain-containing protein produces MPIMNGFTLLEILVVLVIVTLIVGAAIPNFRGAFEQSRLETASRNLATTLGTAHHLSVIHRLMFQVKFDLNKQEYQIIPDSSLLKDDDELPNYARRHTLPDGVKFNTININIPNVSEADDGTIKSIAFYPDGSTDGAIISISDESGAVITLQVMKATGLIKVSTGLPPTTNVTPMIPASDTD; encoded by the coding sequence ATGCCTATAATGAATGGTTTCACGCTGCTTGAAATTTTAGTAGTATTGGTTATCGTAACATTGATTGTTGGAGCAGCTATCCCTAATTTCCGTGGTGCATTTGAACAATCGCGACTCGAAACAGCTTCTCGAAACTTAGCAACAACGTTAGGTACAGCGCACCACTTATCCGTTATTCACCGGCTAATGTTTCAGGTTAAATTTGATTTAAATAAACAGGAATATCAGATTATACCTGATAGTAGTTTATTGAAAGATGACGATGAATTACCGAATTATGCGCGTCGACATACATTACCCGATGGTGTTAAATTTAATACGATTAACATAAATATTCCCAATGTTTCCGAAGCTGATGACGGCACCATCAAAAGTATAGCATTTTATCCTGATGGAAGCACTGATGGCGCGATTATCTCAATCTCCGATGAGTCTGGCGCTGTGATAACCCTGCAAGTGATGAAAGCTACCGGGTTGATAAAAGTTTCTACTGGACTACCACCAACAACCAATGTAACACCAATGATACCGGCATCAGATACTGATTAA
- a CDS encoding DUF763 domain-containing protein, with translation MRTGIAHLPLHYGKTPSWLFSRMKLLAREITIAIVEEFGPDEIVRRLSDPFWFQAFGCVLGFDWHSSGVTTTVCSALKEGLKGLENDLGVYITGGKGSTSRKTPTEIRMFSNYISVDPEPLIYASKMSAKVDNTAVQDGYQLYHHSFIFTQSGLWTVVQQGMNVSNRYARRYHWLSETFHGTNHHSFVNEPHTAVCCDIRGETLNLVARESEPARRITTQIACEHPEKSIRELKTIQRLDLPSRHSIVPADINPDRLTKILLRTYEQQPQNFEQLLGIEGVGPKTVRALSLISELVYGIAPSFRDPVRYSFAHGGKDGHPYPVDRNNYDQSIAILHQALKQAKLGNRDKMDAFKRLHSV, from the coding sequence ATGCGTACTGGAATCGCTCATCTGCCCCTACACTATGGAAAAACTCCCAGTTGGCTTTTTTCGCGCATGAAATTATTAGCTCGCGAAATTACCATTGCTATCGTAGAAGAGTTTGGTCCGGATGAAATCGTTCGACGTTTATCCGACCCATTCTGGTTTCAAGCGTTTGGTTGTGTTCTCGGATTCGACTGGCATTCCAGTGGAGTTACCACAACGGTCTGCAGCGCTTTGAAAGAAGGACTCAAAGGATTAGAAAACGACCTCGGAGTATATATCACCGGCGGGAAAGGGAGTACTTCTAGAAAAACACCTACTGAAATTAGAATGTTTAGTAATTATATTTCCGTTGATCCAGAACCGCTGATATATGCGAGTAAAATGTCAGCAAAAGTAGATAATACTGCGGTCCAGGATGGATACCAGCTTTACCATCATTCGTTTATTTTTACTCAATCTGGTTTATGGACAGTCGTTCAGCAAGGAATGAATGTATCGAACCGCTATGCACGAAGATACCATTGGTTATCGGAAACGTTTCATGGTACTAACCACCACAGTTTCGTTAACGAACCACATACAGCTGTTTGCTGTGATATACGGGGAGAAACGCTAAATCTAGTTGCACGAGAAAGTGAACCCGCACGCAGGATAACCACGCAAATCGCTTGCGAGCATCCGGAAAAATCAATCCGAGAACTGAAAACAATTCAACGGCTCGATTTACCCAGCCGACATTCGATAGTTCCGGCAGATATAAATCCTGATCGGTTAACCAAGATATTGCTCAGAACCTACGAACAGCAACCGCAAAATTTCGAACAGTTACTTGGTATCGAAGGTGTTGGACCCAAAACCGTTCGTGCATTAAGTTTAATTTCAGAATTAGTCTATGGGATAGCACCCAGTTTTCGCGATCCGGTTCGATATAGTTTCGCTCATGGTGGAAAAGACGGGCATCCCTACCCGGTCGACCGCAATAATTATGATCAATCGATAGCAATCCTTCACCAAGCGCTCAAACAAGCGAAACTTGGTAATCGCGATAAGATGGATGCGTTTAAACGATTACATAGTGTTTAA
- the pdxA gene encoding 4-hydroxythreonine-4-phosphate dehydrogenase PdxA, with the protein MAQSLLRIGITLGDAAGIGPEIILKAIATPEIQNICVPLVIGDRLILEHTARSLNLPIPEHILDLHQFTSLPEPGRISAECGKAALAYIEKAVSLCLSREMRAMVTAPIHKEAIHLAGSPYPGHTEMIAMLTNTKEYAMMLVGDGLRVILVTIHMGLANVSKVLTIEKILKTIRLAYRATQELGITMPKIAVAGFNPHAGEQGLFGDEEQTKIAPAIELAKQEQIPVFGPFPPDTIFHRALNNEFDIVVCMYHDQGLIPLKTLAFHTGVNVTIGLPIVRTSVDHGTAYDIAGKGIANPFSMIEAIKLAVQLATNRFKS; encoded by the coding sequence ATGGCTCAATCATTATTACGTATCGGAATAACCTTAGGCGATGCCGCAGGTATTGGTCCTGAAATTATTTTAAAAGCTATAGCAACTCCGGAAATTCAGAATATCTGTGTTCCGCTCGTCATTGGAGATAGACTGATTCTTGAACATACCGCACGGTCGCTGAACCTACCTATACCGGAACATATTCTTGATTTGCATCAGTTCACTTCTCTACCTGAACCGGGGAGAATCTCAGCTGAATGTGGAAAAGCAGCACTTGCATATATTGAGAAAGCGGTTTCATTGTGTTTATCCCGTGAGATGCGAGCGATGGTAACCGCGCCGATTCATAAAGAAGCTATCCATCTTGCCGGTTCCCCTTACCCTGGACATACGGAAATGATTGCAATGTTAACTAATACTAAAGAATATGCCATGATGTTAGTCGGTGATGGATTAAGAGTAATATTAGTAACCATACATATGGGACTCGCTAACGTAAGCAAGGTATTAACTATAGAAAAAATTTTAAAAACTATCCGACTCGCTTATCGGGCAACACAAGAGCTGGGTATAACTATGCCGAAAATTGCTGTTGCTGGATTTAATCCGCATGCAGGAGAACAGGGGTTATTCGGCGATGAAGAACAGACGAAAATTGCGCCAGCAATTGAATTAGCGAAACAGGAACAAATTCCAGTTTTCGGACCGTTTCCTCCAGATACTATTTTCCATCGTGCGCTTAACAATGAATTCGATATTGTGGTTTGTATGTATCATGATCAAGGACTGATACCATTGAAAACCCTTGCGTTTCATACTGGTGTGAATGTTACCATTGGACTACCAATTGTTCGTACTTCGGTTGACCATGGTACCGCCTATGATATTGCGGGGAAAGGCATCGCTAATCCGTTTTCGATGATTGAAGCGATTAAACTTGCTGTCCAACTCGCTACCAACCGGTTTAAATCTTAA